CCTCGGTGCTGGCAGGGCCGCAGGTAGGGCAGTTTTTTGCCGAACTGGGGGCCGAAGTGCTCAAAATTGAGAGTCCCGCCGGCGACGTCACCCGCACCTGGAAAACCAGTGCCGAAACCGCTGCTTCCGCCACCGCAGAATCCACCGTCTCAGCATATTTCGCGGCGTCGAACTGGGGCAAACAGTCATTGGTGCTGGACCTGACCACTGCTGCCGGGCAAGCCGCCCTGCACGCGCTGGCCGAGGGCGCCGACATCGTACTGGCCAGTTACAAACCAGGCGACGCCGAAAAGCTGCATGCCGGCTACGCCACCTTATCGGCCCGCAACCCCCGCCTGATTTACGGCCACCTCACCGGCTACGGACCCCACAACCAGCGCACCGGCTATGATGCCGTGCTGCAGGCCGAGGCCGGATTCATGCACCTCAACGCCGGTGGCCCGGGCCAACCACCCCAAAAAATGCCCGTGGCCATGGTCGACCTGCTGGCCGCGCACCAGCTAAAGGAAGGCCTGCTGGTGGCCTTGTGGCGGCGCGAGCGCACCGGCCAGGGCGCGCTGGTGCAGGTCGACCTGCTGAGCAGCGCGCTGGCCTCGCTGGCCAACCAAGCGGCCACCTACCTCGTCACCGGCCACGACCCGCAGCCGCTGGGCTCGGGCCACCCCAGCATTGTGCCCTACGGCACCGTGTACCGCGCCGTCAACGGCCGCCAGTTGGTGCTGGCTGTGGGTTCCGACGGGCAGTTTCGGCAGCTGTGCGCGGCATTGGAGAAGCCCAACTGGGCCGAAGAGACCCGTTTCCAAACCAACGCGGCCCGGGTGCAGCACCGCGCCGAGTTGGAAGCGCTGCTTACCGAACGCATCGGGAAGGTGGATGGCGACGCGCTGCTGGCCGAG
This DNA window, taken from Hymenobacter sp. 5317J-9, encodes the following:
- a CDS encoding CaiB/BaiF CoA-transferase family protein codes for the protein MNSSSQSSPFAHLRVLELASVLAGPQVGQFFAELGAEVLKIESPAGDVTRTWKTSAETAASATAESTVSAYFAASNWGKQSLVLDLTTAAGQAALHALAEGADIVLASYKPGDAEKLHAGYATLSARNPRLIYGHLTGYGPHNQRTGYDAVLQAEAGFMHLNAGGPGQPPQKMPVAMVDLLAAHQLKEGLLVALWRRERTGQGALVQVDLLSSALASLANQAATYLVTGHDPQPLGSGHPSIVPYGTVYRAVNGRQLVLAVGSDGQFRQLCAALEKPNWAEETRFQTNAARVQHRAELEALLTERIGKVDGDALLAELERRGVPAGAVRSVGEALAHPSAAAMLLPASGPGPAGLRTVAFRGSEWSAVAALSPPPALAAPPPAEPGL